CTGCGGCCCCCGCAGGGGTTGTATTTCCCTGCGCTCGCTTATATGCTAGAGGGTTGCCGTGCCCGCCCATCACGTCCCTTCGGCTCTAACCGCTTGATGAGGCGCGCCCGCGCGCCTCTGTCCCTCGGCTTCCGCGCCGAACTGCGCCTCAAAGAGGAGTAGGTCTTGCCCTCTCGTTCCAGCATCCCGGAGCGTCGTTTCTCATTCGCCAACCTCGACGAGGTCCTGCCTCTGCCGGACCTGGTCGCCATCCAGCGGGACTCCTTCCGGTGGTTCCTCGACAAGGGACTGGCGGAGACCTTCCGCGATATCAGCCCGATCGAGGACTTCACCGGCCAGCTCCGGCTGGAGCTCGAGTTCGATCCTGCCGACCAGGACCTTCGCCCACCTCCGAAGTTCTCGATGGAGGAGTGCAAAGAGAAGGACATGACCTACGCCGCGCCCATCTTTGTGCGGGCCCGGTTCATGAACGCCACGACGGGCGAGATCAAGGAGCAGACCGTCTTCATGGGGGACTTCCCGATGATGACGGACAAGGGCACCTTCATCGTCAACGGGACCGAGCGGGTCGTGGTCAGCCAGCTCGTGCGCTCACCAGGGGTCATCTTCCAGCCCGGACGTGACGCCAAGACCATCGTGACCGGGACCATCCACCCCTACCGGGGTGAGTGGATCGAGTTCGACGTGGAGGCCAAGCCGGGCAAGGACATCACCGCCGGCACCAGGGTGGCCCGCAAGCGGCGTCTGTCGCTCTTCGTGCTCCTCCGCGCGCTCGGCTACGAGGACGAGGCCTTCCTGGGCCGGTTCGTCCGTCACTTCGATTTCCTCGAGGGCCAGTGGGAGAAGGAGCGGGAGCTCGCCCCGAGCCGCGACGAGGCGCTGCTGGAGATCTACAAGCGGGCCCGTCCCGGGGAGCCACCGTCGGTGGAGTCCGCCCGGGCCTATTTCGAGAACGCCTTCTTCAACCCGAAGCGCTCGGACCTGACCCGGGTCGGCCGCTACAAGCTCAACCGCAAGCTCGGCCCCGAGATCGAGCGCATCTCCGAGCTGCTCGACATCGACCTGGAGCGCCCGGCCGATGGGCAGGGGGTCCTGAGCCCCAGCGAGATGCTCGCCGCCTCGACCTACATGCTCCACCTCGCCAACGGCGAGCCCGGGTACCGCCTCGACGATCAGGACCACTTCGCCAACCGCCGCATCCGCTCGGTGGGAGAGCTCATCCAGAACCAGGTCCGCGTCGGGCTGTCCCGTATGGAGCGGGTGGTCCGCGAGCGCATGACGACCCAGGACGTCGAGGCCATCACCCCGCAGACGCTGATCAACATCCGGCCGGTCGTGGCCGCCATCAAGGAGTTCTTCGGCACCAGCCAGCTCAGCCAGTTCATGGACCAGCACAACCCGCTGTCGGGCCTGGCCCACAAGCGGCGCCTGTCGGCGCTCGGCCCCGGAGGCCTCTCGCGCGAGCGGGCCGGGTTCGAGGTCCGCGACGTGCACACCTCGCACTACGGGCGGATGTGCCCCATCGAGACGCCCGAGGGTCCCAACATCGGCCTGATCGGCGCCCTGGCCACCTACGGGCGGGTGAACGAGTACGGCTTCATCGAGACGCCCTACCGGCGGGTGGTCGACGGCCGGGTGACTGACGAGATCGTCTACCTGGCGGCCGACGAAGAGGAAGAGCACGTCATCGCGCAGGCGAACGCGGCCCTGGAGGGGGACCAGATCGCCGAGGACCGGGTCCTCGTCCGGAGGGGGCCGCAGGGAGCCGGGGTGCGAGTGGGCGCCACGGTCACCTCCTACGGCAGCACGAGCGAGATCGACTTCGTGCACCCGTCCGAGGTCGACCTCATGGACGTGTCGCCCAAGCAGATCGTCTCGGTGTCGACGGCCCTGATCCCCTTCATCGAGCACGACGACGCCAACCGGGCGCTCATGGGCGCCAACATGCAGAAGCAGGCCGTCCCCCTCGTGGTCCCCGAGGCCCCCTTCATCGGCACCGGGGTCGAGGCCCGAGCGGCGCGCGACGCCGGCGACGTGGTCCTGGCCGAGGGCGAGGGCACGGTCACCGAGGTGACGGGTGACCACGTGGCCGTGGACTACACCGGCCGCCAGCGCGACGGGGGTGTGGCGGGCCGCAAGATCCACCGGCTGGCCAAGTTCCGCCGGTCCAACCAGAACACCTGCATCAACCAGAGGTCAGTGGTGAGCGAAGGCCAGAAGGTCGCTGCCGGCGAGCTTCTGGCCGACGGGCCCTCGACTGACCAGGGTGAGCTGGCCCTGGGCAAGAACCTGCTCGTGGCCTTCATGCCGTGGGAGGGCTACAACTTCGAGGACGCCATCATCCTGTCCGAGCGGCTCGTGCGCGACGACGTGCTGACCTCGATCCACATCGAGGAGCACGAGGTCGACGCCCGGGACACAAAGCTCGGCGCCGAGGAGATCACGAGGGACATTCCCAACCTGTCCGAGGAGATCCTCAAGGACCTCGACGACCGGGGCATCATACGCATCGGCGCCGAGGTCGATGCCGGCGACGTCCTGGTCGGGAAGGTGACGCCGAAGGGCGAGACCGAGCTCACGCCGGAGGAGCGGCTCCTGCGCGCCATCTTCGGTGAGAAGGCACGCGAGGTGCGCGACACCAGCCTCAAGGTTCCCCACGGCGAGTCGGGGAAGGTCATCGACGTCCGGGTGTTCTCCCGGGAGGATGCCCACGAGCTGCCGCCGGGGGTCAACCAGCTGGTGCGGGTCTACGTGGCCCAGAAGCGCAAGATCTCCGAGGGCGACAAGCTCGCCGGCCGCCACGGGAACAAGGGCGTCATCTCCAAGATCCTGCCGATCGAGGACATGCCCTTCCTGTCCGACGGCACTCCCGTCGACATCATCCTCAACCCGCTCGGGGTCCCGAGCCGTATGAACGTCGGCCAGGTGCTCGAGTCGCATCTCGGCTACGCCGCCCGGTGGGGCTGGGACGGTGACGGCAATGTCGCCGACGCCCGGCGCGGCAACGGCAAGGCCGAGCTGACGAACGGGACGGCGAAGACGCACCCGAGGACCGAGCCGGCGATCTGGGTGTCCACACCGGCGTTCGACGGCGCCCACTGGGACGAAGCGGACGACGCCGGTCGCCATCCGACCATCAAGCATCTGTTCGAGACCCTGCACCCCGAGTCCGACGACGGGGCGCGCCTGATCGGGCCCGACGGCAAGGCCGTGCTGTACCACGGCCGCACCGGCGAGCCTTACGACAACCCGGTGAGCGTGGGCTTCGTGTACATGCTCAAGCTCGCCCACCTGGTGGACGACAAGATCCACGCCCGCTCGACGGGGCCCTACTCGATGATCACCCAGCAGCCGCTCGGCGGTAAGGCCCAGTTCGGTGGCCAGCGCTTCGGCGAGATGGAGGTGTGGGCCCTCGAGGCGTACGGCGCGGCCTACGCCCTGCAGGAGCTGCTGACGATCAAGTCGGACGACGTCCTCGGACGGGTCAAGGTCTACGAGGCCATCGTGAAGGGCGAGAACATCCCCGAGCCGGGCATCCCCGAGAGCTTCAAGGTGCTCATCAAGGAGATGCAGTCCCTCTGCCTCAACGTCGAGGTCCTCTCGACCACGGGCGAGGAGATCGAGATGAGGGAGCTCGACGAGGACATCTTCCGCACCGCGGAGGAGCTGGGGATCGATATCAGCCGACCCGAACGTGGGTCGGACGAGGAAGATGAGCGTAGGGCCGGGGAGAGGAGCTTCTAGGTGCTCGACGTCAACGATTTCGACCAGCTCAGGATCGGGCTGGCCACGGCCGAGTCCATTCGCATCTGGTCCAACGGCGAGGTGAAGAAGCCCGAGACGATCAACTATCGGACGCTGCGTCCCGAGAAGGACGGGCTGTTCTGCGAGAAGATCTTCGGGCCCACCAAGGACTGGGAGTGCTACTGCGGCAAGTACAAGCGCGTCCGGTTCCGGGGCATCATCTGCGAGCGCTGCGGCGTGGAGGTCACCAGGTCCAAGGTGCGCCGGGAGCGGATGGGCCACATCGAGCTGGCCGCCCCCGTCGTGCACATCTGGTACCTCCGGGGCACCCGGTCGTGGCTGGCCTACCTGCTCATGGGCACCGAGGTCCGTGAGGAGCTCAAGGCCAAGCAGCTGGAGAAGGTCATCTACTTCGCCGCCAACCTGGTGACGTGGGTCGACGAGGAGCGGCGCCACACCGAGCTGCCCAACCTCGAGGCCGAGCTGGCCGAGGAGCTGGCGGACATCGAGCGCCAGCGCGACCTCGACATCGACGCCCGGTTCAAGGAGCTGGAAGGCGAGCTGGCCGGTCTGGAGTCCGAGGGAGCAAAGGACTCCGAGGTGAAGTCCCGCCAGAAGGCGGCCGACCGCGAGATCGCCGCCTTCCGTGAGCGGGCCGCAGCCGAGCTCGACCTGGCGCGCCGGGCCTTCGACGAGTTCCGGGACCTGTACCCCCGCAAGATCATCGAGGACGAGCTGCTGTGGCGCGAGCTGCGCGACCGCTACGGCGACTACTTCGAGGGGGGCATGGGGGCCGAGGCCATCGCCCGGCTCATCGAGCGCATCGACCTGGACGAGGAGGAGGTCAAGCTTCGCGACGCCATCGATCCCGGTGAAGGGCGCCGACCCCTCTCGGCCCAGCGCAAGCAGAAGGCCATCAAGCGGCTCAAGATCGTGTCGGCCTTCAACCGCCGCGACGAGCACCAGCGACGGGTCAACGACCCGCGGGCCATGATCCTCGAGGCCGTCCCGGTCATCCCGCCCGACCTGCGCCCCATGGTGCAGCTGGACGGCGGCCGGTTCGCCACGTCCGACCTCAACGACCTCTATCGCCGGGTCATCAACCGGAACAACCGGCTGAAGCGACTGCTCGACCTCGGTGCTCCCGAGATCATCGTCAACAACGAGAAGCGCATGCTCCAGGAGGCCGTCGACGCCCTGTTCGACAACGGCCGCCGGGGTCGTCCGGTCACCGGACCTGGCAACCGGCCCCTGAAGAGCCTGTCGGACATGCTCAAGGGCAAGCAGGGTCGCTTCCGCCAGAACCTGCTCGGCAAGCGGGTGGACTACTCGGGCCGCTCGGTCATCGTCGTGGGCCCGACCCTCAAGCTCCACCAGTGCGGCCTTCCCAAGCAGATGGCCCTCGAGCTGTTCAAGCCGTTCGTGATGAAGCGGCTGGTCGACTCCGAGCTGGCCCAGAACATCAAGTCGGCCAAGCGCATGGTCGAGCGCCGCCGGCCCCAGGTGTGGGACGTGCTCGACGACGTCATCAAGGAGCACCCCGTGTTCCTCAACCGGGCCCCCACCCTCCACCGCCTGGGCATCCAGGCCTTCGAGCCCGTCCTGGTCGAGGGCAAGGCCATCCAGATCCACCCGCTGGTCTGCACTGCCTTCAACGCCGACTTCGACGGCGACCAGATGGCGGTTCACCTGCCGCTGTCGGCCGAGGCCCAGGCCGAGGCCCGCATCCTCATGCTCTCGGCCAACAACATCCTGTCGCCGGCCACGGGCCGTCCGATCACGGTTCCGACCCAGGACATGGTCTTCGGGGTCTATTACCTCACCCTGGCGGTCGACGGGGCGAAGGGCGAGGGGCGCTCGTACCGCCAGCACTACGAGGTGGAGCACGCCTTCGAGTCCGGCGAGGTGGGCCTGCACGCCAAGATCAAGCTGCGCGTCGCGCCGAGCCAGCTGGGGCCCCTGGGCGAGATCCTGTCCGGGAACGGCTCGGGCAACGGCTCGTCCGATGCCGGCGGATCCAACGGGGCGTCGGTGGAGCTTCAGACGACCGTGGGCCGCCTGATCTTCAACAGCGCCCTGCCGCCAGGCTTCCGCTTCGTCAACGACGTGGTGGGACGCCGGAACACCAGCGTCGGCGGGATCGTCGAGGAGATCGCGGCCGCCTATCCGAAGGCTGAGGTGGCCGCCAGCCTCGACAAGATCAAGGACCTCGGATTCCGGTTCGCAGCCCAGTCGGGGCTGACGATCTCGATCGACGACGTGCGGACACCGCCCGAGAAGAACAGCATCCTCGATCGCTACGAGCGGGAGGCCGAGAAGGCCGAGACCCAGTTCAAGCGGGGCATCATCACCGACGACGAGCGCCGCCAGAAGGAGATCGAGATCTGGACCTCGGCCAACTCGGAGGTGGGCCGGGCCATGGAGCGGACGCTGTCCACCATGGCCTTCAACCCCCTCGACATGATGGTCGACTCCGGGGCCCGCGGGAACTCCCAGCAGGTCCGCCAGATCGCGGGCATGAAGGGCCTGGTGTCCAACCCCCGCGGCGAGATGATCAACCGACCCATAAAGTCCTCCTTCCGAGAGGGCCTGTCGGTGCTCGAGTACTTCATCTCCACCCACGGCGCCCGCAAGGGCCTTGCCGACACCGCGCTGCGCACGGCCGACTCCGGCTACCTGACCCGCCGGCTGGTCGACGTTGCCCAGGAGCTGATCGTGCGGGAGCCGGACTGCGAGACCAACCGGGGTATCTGGATCGAAGGCACCGTGCCCGACCAGCCGGGACGGCGCAGCTACCTGGAGACCAGGATCTACGGACGGGTCCTGGCCGAGGACGTCACCCTCTCGGACGGCACCACCCTCAAGGGCGGAACGATCGTCAGCGACGAGGATCTCGCCCGCGTGCGCGACGATCCGGAGGTGTCCCGCGTCCGGGTCCGCTCGGTCCTCACCTGCGAGGCCGAGCACGGCGTGTGCGCCGCCTGCTACGGGCAGTCGCTCGCCAGCGGCCGACAGATCGAGATGGGCGAGGCGGTCGGTGTGATCGCGGCCCAGTCGATCGGTGAGCCCGGCACCCAGCTCACGATGCGAACCTTCCACACCGGTGGGATCGCGGGCGAGGACATCACCCACGGTCTCCCGCGCGTCGTCGAGCTGTTCGAGGCCCGCACGCCGAAGGGCGCCGCTGTCCTCGCCCGCACCTCTGGTGTGGTGCGCATCTCCGAGGAGGAGAACGGCCGGCGGATCACGACCGTCGCCGACGACGGGTTCGAGGCCAACTACAACGTGTCGCCCCGGTCCCATCTCGAGATCGCCGACGGCACCGAGATCGACGCGGGCGACGCCCTCGTCGAAGGACCGAAGGATCCCAAGGAGCTGCTGGAGATCAAGGGCATCAGGGAGACCCAGCAGTACCTGGTCGAGGAGGTCCAGAAGGTCTACCGGGACCAGGGGGTCTCGATCCACGACAAGCACATCGAGCTCATCGTCCGCCAGATGCTGCGGCGGGTCTCGGTGGCCGAGCCCGGCGACTCGACGTTTCTGCCCGGCGAGCGGGTGGACGCCCGCATCTACGCCGAGGTCAACCGGCAGCTGGTGCAGGCCGGCCAGCGTCCGGCGGAGGGCCGACCCGAGCTCATGGGCATCACCAAGGCGTCGCTGGCCACCGATTCGTGGCTCTCGGCCGCCTCGTTCCAGGAGACCACCCGGGTGCTGACCGAGGCGGCCATCGAGGGCCGCTCCGACCAGCTGTTCGGCCTCAAGGAGAACATCATCATCGGCAAGCTGATCCCGGCCGGCACGGGGATGACCCGGTACCGCTCGGTCGACATGGACGCCCCCGAGGCCGAGCGGATGACGTTCTGGTCCTCCGAGATCGAAGGTGAGACCGAGGACCTGGCCGCCTGGCTGCGGGACATCGGGTCGGGGGAACGCCCGTCCGAGGACGACCTGGCCGCCGGGTGGCTGGCCGAGGCGGGCGGCGCCGGCCTCGAGACCGAGTCGGAGGACGGCACGGCCTAGCCAGCTCAGCCGCTACTATTGTCCACTGGGCCGCAGTGCCGTTGGGGTGCCGCGCCCAATTCCGATGCAGCTCCCGAGAGGTCCGGTGTGCCCACCATTGCCCAGCTCGTCCGCAAGGGACGGGAATCCAAGCAGTCCAAGACCAAGACGCCGGCATTGCGCGGTGCGCCCCAGCGTCGCGGCGTGTGCACCCGCGTCTACACGACGACCCCGAAGAAGCCCAACTCCGCCCTCCGTAAGGTCGCCCGGGTTCGACTGACCAGCGGCGTCGAGATCACCGCCTACATCCCCGGTGTCGGGCACAACCTCCAGGAGCACTCGATCGTGCTCGTGCGCGGCGGCCGGGTCAAGGACCTCCCCGGTGTGCGGTACAAGATCGTCAGGGGCACCCTGGACACCTCGGGTGTGCGGGATCGCAAGCAGGCCCGCAGCCGCTACGGCGCCAAGAGGGAGGGCTAGCCGTGCCCAGGAAGGGACCCGCCCCCCGCCGTGAGCTCATGCCCGACCCGCTGTACCGGTCGGTCCTGGTCACCCAGGTGGTCAACAAGATCCTCACCAGGGGCAAGCGCACGCTGGCCGAGCGCATCGTGTACGACGCCCTGGACATCCTCCGGGACAAGACCGGCGGGGAGCCGGTCGCCGCCCTCAAGCGGGCGGTGGACAACACCAAGCCCGAGCTGGAGGTGAAGAGCCGCCGGGTCGGGGGTGCGACCTACCAGGTCCCGGTCGATGTCCGCCCTCGGCGGGCGACGACGCTGTCCATCCGCTGGCTGGTCGGCTACTCCCGCCAGCGCCGGGAGAAGACCATGGCCCAACGGCTGGCCAACGAGCTGCTCGACGCCTCCAACAGCGTCGGCAGCGCCGTCAAGCGCCGCGAGGACATGCACAAGATGGCGGAGTCCAACCGGGCCTTCGCCCACTACCGCTGGTAGCGGCAGTATCCGCTTCGTAGACAGTTCGAGACAACCATGCCCCA
The DNA window shown above is from Acidimicrobiales bacterium and carries:
- the rpoB gene encoding DNA-directed RNA polymerase subunit beta, which codes for MPSRSSIPERRFSFANLDEVLPLPDLVAIQRDSFRWFLDKGLAETFRDISPIEDFTGQLRLELEFDPADQDLRPPPKFSMEECKEKDMTYAAPIFVRARFMNATTGEIKEQTVFMGDFPMMTDKGTFIVNGTERVVVSQLVRSPGVIFQPGRDAKTIVTGTIHPYRGEWIEFDVEAKPGKDITAGTRVARKRRLSLFVLLRALGYEDEAFLGRFVRHFDFLEGQWEKERELAPSRDEALLEIYKRARPGEPPSVESARAYFENAFFNPKRSDLTRVGRYKLNRKLGPEIERISELLDIDLERPADGQGVLSPSEMLAASTYMLHLANGEPGYRLDDQDHFANRRIRSVGELIQNQVRVGLSRMERVVRERMTTQDVEAITPQTLINIRPVVAAIKEFFGTSQLSQFMDQHNPLSGLAHKRRLSALGPGGLSRERAGFEVRDVHTSHYGRMCPIETPEGPNIGLIGALATYGRVNEYGFIETPYRRVVDGRVTDEIVYLAADEEEEHVIAQANAALEGDQIAEDRVLVRRGPQGAGVRVGATVTSYGSTSEIDFVHPSEVDLMDVSPKQIVSVSTALIPFIEHDDANRALMGANMQKQAVPLVVPEAPFIGTGVEARAARDAGDVVLAEGEGTVTEVTGDHVAVDYTGRQRDGGVAGRKIHRLAKFRRSNQNTCINQRSVVSEGQKVAAGELLADGPSTDQGELALGKNLLVAFMPWEGYNFEDAIILSERLVRDDVLTSIHIEEHEVDARDTKLGAEEITRDIPNLSEEILKDLDDRGIIRIGAEVDAGDVLVGKVTPKGETELTPEERLLRAIFGEKAREVRDTSLKVPHGESGKVIDVRVFSREDAHELPPGVNQLVRVYVAQKRKISEGDKLAGRHGNKGVISKILPIEDMPFLSDGTPVDIILNPLGVPSRMNVGQVLESHLGYAARWGWDGDGNVADARRGNGKAELTNGTAKTHPRTEPAIWVSTPAFDGAHWDEADDAGRHPTIKHLFETLHPESDDGARLIGPDGKAVLYHGRTGEPYDNPVSVGFVYMLKLAHLVDDKIHARSTGPYSMITQQPLGGKAQFGGQRFGEMEVWALEAYGAAYALQELLTIKSDDVLGRVKVYEAIVKGENIPEPGIPESFKVLIKEMQSLCLNVEVLSTTGEEIEMRELDEDIFRTAEELGIDISRPERGSDEEDERRAGERSF
- a CDS encoding DNA-directed RNA polymerase subunit beta' — its product is MLDVNDFDQLRIGLATAESIRIWSNGEVKKPETINYRTLRPEKDGLFCEKIFGPTKDWECYCGKYKRVRFRGIICERCGVEVTRSKVRRERMGHIELAAPVVHIWYLRGTRSWLAYLLMGTEVREELKAKQLEKVIYFAANLVTWVDEERRHTELPNLEAELAEELADIERQRDLDIDARFKELEGELAGLESEGAKDSEVKSRQKAADREIAAFRERAAAELDLARRAFDEFRDLYPRKIIEDELLWRELRDRYGDYFEGGMGAEAIARLIERIDLDEEEVKLRDAIDPGEGRRPLSAQRKQKAIKRLKIVSAFNRRDEHQRRVNDPRAMILEAVPVIPPDLRPMVQLDGGRFATSDLNDLYRRVINRNNRLKRLLDLGAPEIIVNNEKRMLQEAVDALFDNGRRGRPVTGPGNRPLKSLSDMLKGKQGRFRQNLLGKRVDYSGRSVIVVGPTLKLHQCGLPKQMALELFKPFVMKRLVDSELAQNIKSAKRMVERRRPQVWDVLDDVIKEHPVFLNRAPTLHRLGIQAFEPVLVEGKAIQIHPLVCTAFNADFDGDQMAVHLPLSAEAQAEARILMLSANNILSPATGRPITVPTQDMVFGVYYLTLAVDGAKGEGRSYRQHYEVEHAFESGEVGLHAKIKLRVAPSQLGPLGEILSGNGSGNGSSDAGGSNGASVELQTTVGRLIFNSALPPGFRFVNDVVGRRNTSVGGIVEEIAAAYPKAEVAASLDKIKDLGFRFAAQSGLTISIDDVRTPPEKNSILDRYEREAEKAETQFKRGIITDDERRQKEIEIWTSANSEVGRAMERTLSTMAFNPLDMMVDSGARGNSQQVRQIAGMKGLVSNPRGEMINRPIKSSFREGLSVLEYFISTHGARKGLADTALRTADSGYLTRRLVDVAQELIVREPDCETNRGIWIEGTVPDQPGRRSYLETRIYGRVLAEDVTLSDGTTLKGGTIVSDEDLARVRDDPEVSRVRVRSVLTCEAEHGVCAACYGQSLASGRQIEMGEAVGVIAAQSIGEPGTQLTMRTFHTGGIAGEDITHGLPRVVELFEARTPKGAAVLARTSGVVRISEEENGRRITTVADDGFEANYNVSPRSHLEIADGTEIDAGDALVEGPKDPKELLEIKGIRETQQYLVEEVQKVYRDQGVSIHDKHIELIVRQMLRRVSVAEPGDSTFLPGERVDARIYAEVNRQLVQAGQRPAEGRPELMGITKASLATDSWLSAASFQETTRVLTEAAIEGRSDQLFGLKENIIIGKLIPAGTGMTRYRSVDMDAPEAERMTFWSSEIEGETEDLAAWLRDIGSGERPSEDDLAAGWLAEAGGAGLETESEDGTA
- the rpsL gene encoding 30S ribosomal protein S12, with amino-acid sequence MPTIAQLVRKGRESKQSKTKTPALRGAPQRRGVCTRVYTTTPKKPNSALRKVARVRLTSGVEITAYIPGVGHNLQEHSIVLVRGGRVKDLPGVRYKIVRGTLDTSGVRDRKQARSRYGAKREG
- the rpsG gene encoding 30S ribosomal protein S7; the protein is MPRKGPAPRRELMPDPLYRSVLVTQVVNKILTRGKRTLAERIVYDALDILRDKTGGEPVAALKRAVDNTKPELEVKSRRVGGATYQVPVDVRPRRATTLSIRWLVGYSRQRREKTMAQRLANELLDASNSVGSAVKRREDMHKMAESNRAFAHYRW